One window of the Gemmatimonadales bacterium genome contains the following:
- the mfd gene encoding transcription-repair coupling factor, translated as MLRAVLDAFGRTRFAAEMLERLPVGSGLVRVGGLAGSSAAVLAAWLAEQRTNRLITVVATTPAEAERWLADLSQLTDRPIALYPQREALGEEEHHVEIAGERTETIEALLGGRLDILVTTARATAERTAVPAALAAMRLELRRAEDQPLSATVDQLLAMGYERVATVLEVGQFSVRGGIVDLYGFGMSAPTRAEWWGDVIESLRSFDLTTQRSGELLDVVTVLPVRTKPYEAAGPGLGPPVRRSLLELLPAGALLLVDSISAAGEEVSRAWREAEHHLEVARRTGEEVPARSDLFLDPEQWRPLATRYAQLALADEPVDLQAGFFPPERVDRDIKRLRSLLDGGLPTLILCDNEGQLERLSELLEEHGRASAAALTVGALDGGFVMPSLRVMTDHEIFRRARRLRRPRRYRQAAPVAAAGALANGDYVVHLDHGIGIYRGIRTIEVEGGLLEVAVLEYEGGDRLHVPLYRLDQVERYRSAGDDGDAAPPRIHRLGSTSWKRIREKAREAIQKMAAELLELYARRQVQAGFAFPPDTKWQRELESSFLYEDTPDQRRSTDDVKRDMERPVPMDRLLVGDVGYGKTEIAVRAAFKAVQGGKQVVVLVPTTVLAEQHGRTFAERLADFPLRVEVVSRFRTAKEQKAVLAEVAAGVVDITIGTHRLLSPDVHFKDLGLLIVDEEHRFGVKHKEQIKALRLAVDVLTLTATPIPRTLHMSLAGIRDLSLIETAPRDRSPILTFLEPWDDGLLEEAFARELDRGGQVFFIHNRIETIETIAERVRTLAPRARVGVAHGQMSADSLEAVMRRFVLGEIDILVSTMIVESGIDVPNANTMVVHDAHRFGLAQLYQLRGRVGRSHRRAYCYLLTPDLMDQDAEDRLKVLEHHTELGAGYRIALKDMEIRGAGNLLGGEQSGHAHAIGFDLYLRWLEETVKSLRASGGVVEAPAPPDVVFDRPAHLPDEYVADDDTKLDVYRRLARAASPGEIDELRQELRERFGAPPDEAENLLDLTRLRVVGAALGIQHILVRGEEARVSFRAGTTPRMARLTAALDRVQLSADVRRTVPLSLRLVRLGGEAIIPAVVRALRQVVTQ; from the coding sequence ATGTTGCGTGCCGTTCTCGACGCATTCGGTCGCACTCGCTTTGCAGCGGAGATGCTCGAACGGCTGCCGGTGGGCAGTGGCCTGGTCCGAGTGGGCGGGCTGGCCGGGTCGAGCGCCGCGGTGCTGGCGGCCTGGCTCGCGGAACAGCGGACCAATCGGCTCATTACCGTGGTGGCGACCACGCCCGCGGAGGCCGAGCGCTGGCTGGCAGACCTGAGCCAGCTCACCGATCGACCGATCGCGCTCTACCCGCAGCGGGAAGCCCTCGGCGAGGAGGAGCACCACGTCGAGATCGCGGGCGAGCGAACCGAGACCATCGAGGCGCTGCTGGGAGGGCGCCTCGACATCCTGGTGACGACGGCCCGCGCCACCGCGGAGCGGACCGCGGTGCCGGCGGCGCTTGCCGCGATGCGCCTGGAACTGCGCCGGGCCGAGGATCAGCCGCTGTCCGCAACGGTCGATCAGCTGCTGGCCATGGGCTATGAGCGAGTGGCGACGGTGCTGGAAGTCGGGCAGTTCAGTGTCCGCGGTGGCATCGTCGACCTCTACGGCTTCGGCATGAGTGCCCCAACCCGGGCCGAGTGGTGGGGCGACGTGATCGAGAGCCTCCGCAGCTTCGACTTGACCACCCAGCGGAGCGGCGAGCTGCTCGACGTGGTCACAGTGCTGCCTGTGCGAACCAAGCCCTACGAGGCAGCGGGGCCGGGCCTGGGGCCGCCAGTCCGCCGCTCGCTGCTCGAACTGCTGCCGGCCGGCGCGTTGCTCCTGGTCGATTCGATCAGCGCAGCTGGCGAGGAGGTCAGCCGGGCCTGGCGCGAGGCGGAGCACCATCTGGAGGTGGCCCGGCGGACGGGCGAGGAGGTGCCGGCCCGGAGCGACCTGTTCCTCGATCCGGAGCAGTGGCGGCCGCTCGCGACCCGATATGCGCAGCTTGCCTTGGCGGATGAGCCGGTCGATCTCCAGGCTGGCTTCTTTCCGCCCGAGCGGGTCGACCGCGACATCAAACGGCTCCGCTCGCTGCTCGATGGCGGCCTTCCCACCCTGATTCTCTGCGACAACGAGGGACAGCTCGAGCGCCTCTCGGAGCTGCTCGAGGAGCATGGCCGCGCCTCGGCCGCGGCGCTGACGGTTGGTGCGCTCGATGGCGGCTTCGTGATGCCGTCGCTCCGGGTCATGACCGACCATGAAATCTTCCGGCGGGCCCGGCGGCTGCGACGGCCGCGGCGCTACCGCCAGGCGGCGCCGGTGGCGGCGGCGGGAGCGCTGGCCAACGGAGACTACGTGGTCCATCTCGATCACGGAATCGGGATTTATCGGGGCATCCGGACCATCGAAGTCGAAGGTGGCCTGCTCGAGGTAGCCGTGCTGGAGTATGAGGGGGGCGACCGCCTCCACGTCCCGCTCTATCGGCTCGACCAGGTCGAGCGGTATCGCAGCGCGGGCGACGACGGCGACGCGGCACCGCCCCGGATCCATCGCCTCGGGAGCACGAGCTGGAAGCGAATTCGCGAGAAGGCCCGCGAGGCGATCCAGAAGATGGCCGCCGAACTGCTCGAGCTGTATGCGCGGCGGCAGGTCCAGGCCGGCTTTGCCTTTCCACCGGACACCAAATGGCAGCGGGAGCTCGAGTCGAGTTTTCTCTACGAGGATACTCCCGATCAGCGCAGGTCGACCGACGACGTCAAGCGGGACATGGAACGCCCCGTGCCGATGGATCGACTGCTGGTCGGTGATGTCGGCTACGGCAAGACGGAAATCGCCGTCCGGGCCGCCTTCAAGGCGGTCCAGGGCGGCAAACAGGTCGTGGTGCTGGTTCCGACCACCGTACTTGCCGAGCAGCATGGGCGGACCTTTGCGGAGCGACTGGCGGATTTTCCGCTTCGGGTCGAGGTCGTCTCGCGCTTCCGGACTGCGAAGGAGCAGAAGGCGGTGCTCGCCGAGGTGGCCGCCGGCGTGGTGGACATCACGATCGGCACCCACCGGCTGTTGTCGCCGGATGTCCACTTCAAAGATCTGGGCCTGCTGATCGTCGATGAAGAGCACCGGTTCGGCGTCAAGCACAAGGAGCAGATCAAGGCGCTGCGGCTGGCGGTCGACGTGCTGACCCTGACGGCGACGCCGATTCCGCGGACCCTGCACATGTCGCTCGCGGGGATTCGGGATCTGAGCCTGATCGAGACGGCTCCCCGCGATCGCTCGCCCATCCTGACCTTTCTCGAGCCCTGGGACGATGGACTCCTGGAAGAGGCGTTCGCCCGGGAACTCGATCGTGGCGGTCAGGTCTTTTTCATTCACAATCGGATCGAGACGATCGAGACGATTGCGGAGCGGGTGCGCACTCTGGCCCCGCGCGCCCGGGTCGGCGTTGCGCATGGTCAGATGTCTGCCGATTCGCTCGAGGCCGTGATGCGTCGCTTCGTCCTGGGCGAGATCGACATCCTGGTGTCGACCATGATCGTCGAGTCCGGTATCGATGTGCCGAACGCCAACACGATGGTGGTGCACGATGCGCATCGCTTTGGCCTGGCCCAACTGTATCAGTTGCGCGGTCGAGTCGGTCGCAGCCACCGCCGCGCCTACTGCTACCTGCTGACGCCGGATTTGATGGATCAGGACGCCGAGGATCGGCTCAAGGTGCTGGAGCACCACACCGAACTCGGGGCCGGGTACCGGATTGCGCTGAAAGACATGGAGATCCGGGGCGCCGGGAATCTCCTGGGAGGTGAGCAATCGGGGCACGCCCACGCCATCGGGTTCGATCTGTACCTGCGGTGGCTCGAGGAGACTGTCAAATCGCTCCGGGCGTCGGGCGGGGTCGTCGAGGCGCCGGCACCGCCGGATGTCGTGTTTGACCGACCCGCGCACCTCCCGGACGAGTACGTCGCAGATGACGACACCAAGCTGGATGTCTATCGGCGACTGGCGCGGGCGGCCTCGCCTGGCGAAATTGATGAGTTACGCCAGGAGCTTCGGGAACGTTTCGGGGCCCCACCGGATGAGGCTGAGAATCTGCTCGACCTGACCCGTCTTCGGGTCGTCGGGGCGGCGCTCGGCATCCAGCACATTCTGGTGCGTGGCGAGGAGGCACGAGTCAGCTTTCGGGCGGGGACGACCCCGCGGATGGCTCGCCTCACGGCCGCGCTCGATCGGGTGCAGTTGTCCGCCGACGTGCGGCGGACGGTACCGTTGTCGCTCCGGCTGGTTCGCCTGGGCGGTGAGGCAATCATTCCCGCCGTCGTGCGGGCGTTGAGGCAAGTCGTCACGCAGTGA